GAGTCTGCTTTGTCCACGATGAAAGAACAACGTAACAGTGCTGTCCAGACGGCAATTTGGCAATGAAGAGCGCTATCGGCAATGATTCTGCGTCGCGTCAAAGTCTTGAGGAAGTTCTTGCGCAGCTAATGGAATTGGCCGGGCAAAAGCAGCTCTGGGGGGGGTGAGGATTTTCCTGCTCCCGAAGAAGGTGAACATCAGGCCCGCTACCTGATTGCCGAAGATGCAGACCAGAGCTACGCGCTGTACCTGAACGTGATGCGTCCAGGCAAGCGCATCGTGCCGCACAACCATACGACCTGGGCCTGTATTGCAGCGGTGGAGGGCACGGAGCACAACCGTGTCTACGAACGTACCGACGATGGATCGGTTCAGGGCAAGGCCACGCTTGAGGAAGTCGATCTGGTGGTCGTGCAGCCCGGCCACGGCATTGCCCTGATGCCCGAGGACATTCACTCCGTGGAAATCCAGGGCGAGCAGGTCATCCGTCATCTGCATATGTATGGCAGGGCGCTGGAGACCCTGAATGCCAGAACCAGCTACGACCTGCAGGCAGGCACCTGCCAGACCATGTCCATCGGTGTTCAGACGCGCCGCTGATGCGCTGCTAGGCCGCTAGGCCTTATCCCTCTTTGCCTTGCAACGCGCTCCCTGAAGCGCGTGGGCGCAGCTTTGCCTGAAATTCGCGAACTCAACTGTTATGACTCAATTCGCCAACGCCTCAACCCTCAAGTCCTGGCTCCACGACGGCCAGGAAATCGCCGTACTGGATGTTCGTGAGCATGGCCAGTACGGCGAAGCACATTTGTTCTACGGTACACCCTTGCCTTTCAGCCGCCTTGAGATCGATGCGCCGCGCCTGGTGCCACGCAAGACCGTGCGCGTGGTGGTTTATGACGGTGGAGGGGTCGATACGGAAAGCGTCGCCCTGCGAGCGGCGCAGCGCTTGCAGGATCTGGGCTATACCGATGTCCATGTGCTGGAAGGCGGCACGAAAGCCTGGCAGGCTGCGGGCTATGTGCTGTTCGCCGGTGTGAACCTCCCCTCCAAAACCTTTGGTGAGCTGGTGGAGCACGCCTATGGAACGCCGCGCATCACGGCGCAGCAGCTGGCTGCCAAGCAGGCCTCGCGAGAGCCGCTCGTCATTCTCGATGGTCGGCCGGTGTCCGAGTTTCACAAGATGAACATACCCGGTGCCATATGCTGCCCCAACGGCGAACTGGCCTACCGTATCCGTTCCCTGGTGCCTGACGACAGCACGCCAGTCATCATCAACTGTGCCGGGCGTACGCGCTCTATCCTGGGTGCCCAGACCTTGATCAATCTGGGGATCTCCAACCCTGTCTATGCCCTGGAAAACGGCACTCAAGGCTGGTATCTGAACGATCTGCCACTGGAGCATGGCGGCAAAAGCCGCTACGCCGACGATTCTGGCAGCGGCATTCTGCAATCCCAGGCACAAGAGCTGGCGCAGCGTTTTGAAGTGCCTTTCGTGAGCGCACAGAAGGTTGCGCAATGGGCTGCGGATGGCGACAGAAGCCTGTTTCTCTGCGATGTACGTACGCCGGAGGAGTTTGCCGCCGGAAGTCTGCCAGGCGCGCAGCACACTCCCGGGGGGCAACTGGTCCAGGCCGGCGACCAGTTCATCGGGGTACGCGGAGCCCGACTGGTGCTTTTCGATAGCGATGGCATACGCGCTGCAGTGATCGCCAGCTGGCTGCGCCAGATGGGGCAAGACGCGTGCGTGCTGATCGACGGCCTGCATAGTGGCCTGAGGCTGGAGAGCGCCTCCGGTCTTGCTGCACCGGAACTGCCCTTGGTGACGGTCGCCGAGCTGCGGTCCCTCCTTGAGCGCGACGAAGTCCTGCTGGTTGACCTGCGGCCAAGCATGAAATATCGCGCGGCACATATCCCGGGTGCGCTCTGGTCGATTCGTTCGCGCCTGGCCCGGAACTTGCGTGATGAAACGCGTGCCATCGTGCTGGTGGCGGATGAGCCGGCGCTGGCGCAATGGGCATCGCTGGAGCTGCCGAAGCCCGCAGCACTGCTGCAAGGCGGAATGGCCGCGTGGCAGCAAGCCGGCTTGCCGCTGGAAGCCAGTGCCGACATTCCCCCGGACCATGATTGCATTGACTACCTGTTCTTCGTACATGACCGTCATGACGGAAACAAGGATGCCGCTCGTCGTTACCTGGCATGGGAAACCGGACTGGTTCAGCAACTCGATGCACAGGAACTGGCCGCATTTCATCTGCCCGTTCCTGCTGTCCCGCTTTCCAGCGCCGTCTGATTGCTCCGTCTGATTGCGCCAACCGCTTCACCCTACGAAAGAAAATCATGCTTGCTATTCGTTCTCTGGCTGTTGTTCTCATGGGCACCGTGCTTGTTGCGCAGGTGCATGCGCAAACCTTGGCGCAGCGCAATGGCTTTCCCAGCCAGCCGATCCGCTTTGTCTCGCCTTTTCCTCCCGGCGGTGGCAACGATGCAACCACACGCTGGGTCACCACTCGTCTGCCAGAGCTCACCGGACAGCCGGCGGTTGTCGAAAACAAGGGGGGAGCGGGCGGCAATATAGGTGCCAAAGCCGTGACCGAAGCCAAGGCCGACGGATACACGCTGCTGACGGGGCAGGTTTCGCTGATGGCAGTGAACCCCACTCTGTACAGAGCGCCGGGCTTTGATCCGCTCAAGAACTTCATTCCTGTCACTCAGGTCAATGCGGCGCCTCTTGCGATCGTGGTTGCCGCTGGATCGCCTCTCAAAAGCTTTGCCGATCTGGCGGCAAAGTCCAAGGCCGAACCCGGCAAGATCACCTATGCCACGCTAGGCAACGGCACTTTGTCGCACCTGGTTGGCGTGGTTCTGGGCAAGGAAAGCAATGTGTCCATGACGCATGTGCCCTATAAGGGCGCTGGTCCGGCCATCAATGACTTGCTGGGCCAGCAGGTCGATGTGCTGATCACCTCGACCTCCTCGGTGGCGGGCATGATTCAGGGTGGTCAGATACGTGCCCTGGCAGTGACCAGCCCGCGTAGGGTAGGTGTATTCGGCAAGGTGCCGACGCTGGAGGAGTTGGGCTACAAGAACACCACCTTTGAAGACTGGTACGGTTTTTTTGCACCCGCAGGAACTCCGCCGGAGCGTGTTGCCTATCTGAACGAAGCGATTGTCAAGACGCTGCACAAACCGGAGGTCAGCAAATTGGTCACCGATGGCGGCAGTGAAGTGGTTGCGAGCACTCCCGAGGCTTTTGCTGCTCAGCTCAATAGCGACATCAAGCGCTGGAGCTACGTGGTCAAACTGTCCGGCGCCAAGCTGGATTGATGAGGAGTTCAGGGCATCACCATGACGACCAAAGACCGGCAAGCTTCGAGTGAAGGCCTGGGCACGCGGCTGGCCCACATGGGCAGGTCACCTGCCTATGAGGGTGGCTCGGCCATCAATCCGCCCATTGTTCGGGCCAGTACGGTGGTGTTTGAGAACACCCATCAGCAACGTGAAATGCGTACCCGGCGCGGGCAAGAGCGCATCTTCAGCTACGGTGCGCGCGGCACTCCCACCAGCTTTGCCCTGGAAGATGCGGTCAGTGAGCTTGAGGGAGCCTATCGCACGCGCCTTCTGCCCACGGGGCTCGCCGCAGCAGGCATGGCCTTGCTCAGCTACCTCAAGCCGGGCGATCATGTTCTCATTACGGACAGTGCCTATCAGCCTGTGCGGCACCTGACCGAGCAGTTCCTGCAACCCTACGGCATCGAATACAGTTTTTTTGCTGCCGATGGCAGCGACGCAGCCGCCAAAATGCGGCCAAACACTCGAATGCTGTATGCCGAGTGCCCAGGCTCGCTGGTGTACGAAATGTGCGACCTGCCTGCGCTTGCTGCCATGGCCCACGCGCACGGCGCGCTGGTGGCGGTCGATAACACCTGGGGATCCGGGGTGCAGTATCGCCCTCTGACGCTGGGAGCAGATATCTCCATCATGGCTGCAACCAAATATCTGTCAGGACATTCGGACGTCATGATGGGTACGGTTGCCACCACGCAGGCTGCCTGGGAGCCATTGGCCAGTCGATGCGACGCCTTCGGCATGAGTGTCAGCCCCGATGATGCATGGCTGGTTCTGCGCGGCTTGCGCACCTTGTCGGCAAGATTGCGCATGCATGAAGAACATGCTTTGACGGTGGTCCGCTGGCTGCAACAGCTGCCGGCAGTGCAAACCGTTTTCTGCCCGGCACTTCCTGCTCACCAGGGACATGAGCTGTGGCTGAGGGATTGCTCAGGTACCAACGGCCTGATCTCCTTCGAGCTCCAACCCTGCATTCCCGCCGAAGCCGTGGACCGTTTCATCGACAATCTGCAGCTGTTTGGGCTGGGGGCTTCATGGGGAGGCTATGAAAGCCTGGTCATCGCCGCAAACATGACACAGGCACGAAGCGTAACGGACTGGAGCCAGCGTGGTTCGGTGGTACGGCTGCATATCGGCCTGGAAGACCCGCAGGATCTCATCGCGGATCTGGCCCAGGCGATGGAGGGCTCGGGAATCAACGGGCTGGTCACGAAGCCTCGGATCTCGTGCTGAGTCCATGAAGGCTCTGCGGAGAGCCTTCATGCAAGTCTGGTGCCGGATTGGGGCGGATAAGCAGGATGTCGCGTTCCCAAAAAGGCTGTGCCTGGAGCCACGAGCCAAGCCAGCTCCCGAATGGAGCATGCGGCCGGATACTGGGCATCTTCAAGAAGCATGGCAGCGGTGAACACAGCGCACATGAATGCCCACTCCGGCTCAACATGCTCAAAGGCAAGAATCTCTAGGGGCTGTCGCAGCATCGTTGAAACGCACCTTCCTGGTGCAAAGAAAGCAGGGCCTGGCAAGAGTGCATCTGTAGGACGAAATACCTGATTTCAGTGATTGCTGTTGTGATTTTTGCTGGGTAGTATTGTGGACACATTTTTTGACAATTAAGACTTATGCATACTTTTTTAAGTTTTGCGCATGAGTTTTGCTTGGGTCTTGTTGTCAAACCGTCTTTGCCATCACCTCCTTGCAGATATGAACGCCCTTGCTCACCGCCGGCCCGAGAATCATTTTCGTGGCCGTGTCCGGCTCACGGCCTTGCTAGGCTCGGCCATCTGGCTCACCGGTTGCGCCAATCTGACCGGCCAGGCACTTTCCACGGAAGAAATTCAGTCGCAGGTTCGGGCCGATCGGCAGAGTCTTGGCAAGGACGTGGCTGCAGTGACCGGGCCGGTGAGCCTTGAAGAGGCCATTGCGCGGGCCATCAAATACAACGCGGCCCAGCGCCTGCGCGGCATGGAAGAGGCAGTGGCCCAGGGCACGGCCAATGTTGCCAGGTTCGACATGCTGCCCAAGCTGGTGGCTTCGGCCGGCTACCGCTATCGCGACAAGGACCTGATCAGCCGCAGCACGGACTCGGTCACGGGCGCGCCTTCCCTGGCCCATCCCTATATCTCCTCGGATCGTGAATCGACACTGACATCGCTGAGCTTCTCCTGGAGCCTGCTGGACTTCGGTCAAAGCTATTACGCCGCACGCCAGCATGCCGACCGCGCCCAGATCGCTGCCGAGCGCCGCCGCAAGGCCATACACACGCTGATCCAGGATGTGCGCATCGCCTACTGGCGTGTGGCTGCGGCCCAGGCGCTGGAGTCTTCTCTGCAGACCGCAGGCCAGGATGCAGACAAAGCCCTGGAAGACTCACGCAAGGTCGAGGCGGAAAAACTGCGATCCCCCATGGAGCCGCTGCGCTATCAGCGCCAGTTGCTGGAGAACATCCGCCTGCTGGAGGCCATTCAGCAGGAGCTGTCCTCCTCGCGCATCGAACTGGCTTCGTTGATGGGCGTGTCTCCTGCCGAGCTGAACCAGCCGCTGCGCGTGATCGAGCCTGCAGCCTCGAATGCCCAGCGCTGGCTGGAGCAGCCCGTGGACAAGCTGGAAGACCGGGCCCTGCTGCTGAACCCGGATCTGCGCGAGAGCCTGTACAACGCCCGTATCGCCAATGAAGAGACCAAGCGCGTCATGCTGCGCATGTTCCCCGGCCTTTCCTTCAACTACGGTGTCAACAAGAGCAGCGACAGCTATCTGATCAACGACCGCTGGCAGGATGCCGGCCTGCAGATCTCCTTCAATCTGCTGGGACTGCTGTCCCTGCCTGCACAGCGTCAGCTGGCCGATGCGGGTGTCCAGCTGGCCGATCAGCGTCGTCTGGCTACCCAGATGGCGGTATTGACACAGCTGCATGTAGCCCGTTTGCAATTTGCGAACGCCGTGCGCCAGTATGAAAGAGCACAGACCATTGCCTCCGTGGACCAGCGCCTGTCCGAGCATGTGAACAACCAGGTGCAGGCCGACAAGCTCAACGCCCTCGAGCGCGTCTCCCAGCAGACCACCACCATTCTTTCCGTGCTGCGCCGCTATCAGGCCCAGTCCAATATGCAGGCCGCCAGCTCACGTCTGCAAGCGACTCTGGGCATGGAGCCCGTGATCGAAGGCTCGGACAGCATGCCCTTGCCTGAACTCACGCAGGCGGTGGGCAAATCGCTGCAAAGCTGGGACGCAGGTCAATTCCAATGAAGTCTTGCGTGTCTCCCTTGATGTTGGGTCTGGCGCTGGGCCTGCCTCTGGGCGCTTGGGCCCAGACCGGCCCGGCAGCCCACAGTCTTCCCAGGACTCAGACCTCCCTGCCCAGCGTTCTGGATCAGCGCGAGATCCGTGCCCAGCTCGCACCGCGCCGCTACACCACCTTGGCGGCAGAGATAGGCGCCAAGGTACAGCGCCTGCCCGTGGTGGAGGGCGGTGCCTTTCGCCAGGGGCAACTGCTGGTGCAGTTTGACTGCAGCCTGCCGCAAGCCCAGCTGAACAAGGCCCAGGCGGGCGTGGATGCCACCGAGAAGACCTGGAAGGCCAACCAGCGCCTGGCGGAGCTGAACTCTGTTGGCAAGGTGGAATTGGATATCTCCCAGGCTGAATGGAACAAGGCCAGGGCCGAAGTGGCAGCCAACCGCAGCCTGCTGAGCAAATGCCAGATCACTGCGCCCTATGCGGGGCGGGTGGCCGAGCAGAAGATTCGTGAGCAGCAATATGCGCAGCCGGGCCAGGCGCTGCTGGACATTCTGGACGACTCCGCGCTGGAGCTGGAGTTTCTGGTGCCATCGCGCTGGCTCAGCTGGCTGCATTCGGGCTCGGAATTCCAGGTGCGCATTGACGAAACCGGCAAAACCTACCCTGCCAAGGTGCAGCGCCTGGCCGCGCGGGTGGACCCGGTGAGCCAGTCCGTGAAGGTCAATGCGGCCATCCACGGAAAGTTCACCGAGCTGATCGCCGGCATGAGCGGGCAGGTGCTGCTGGTACCACCCTCGACCGGCAAGCCCTAGGCATTCAAATACAAGAGCATGTTGCGCATGCCGTTAAAAGGTTTCAGATCAAATTCATGCTGAAGTCTATATATAGAAATCGCAACATGCTCATATTTTTATAGTCCGATAGCAAGAGACCGACGGCTCCCGGAAGAGGGCAAGCCGGCGGTCTGAACCTGCAAGGCAGGCAAGCGCCATGCCACCTTCACTCAGGAAGGACACTTTGATGACCCGCAAATCCCGCCAACTCTGGAACCGTCTGACACAGGCCATGACGGCGCAGGCAGTGAAGACCGATGTCCCTCAGTCGCTGCGGCCGGCATCTGCCGTACGCCCGCTGGCGCTGGAGCAGCGCTTTATGTTTGATGGTGCGGCTGCGGTGGATGTGGCGCATGCGGCCACGGACGCTGCGGTGCCGGGTGGGGCGGAGCACGCGGTGGATACGGCCAGCGCACTGCGGCATGCACTGACCGCAGAAGCACAGAGAGCTGCCGAGGGTTCCCCATGGGCGCCACAACGCCAGGAAGTGGTGTTCATTGATGGGCAGGTCAGCAATGTCGGTGAGTTGCTCACAGGACTCTCCGCCAATGCCGAGGTGGTTATCCTCGATCCGAACAAGGACGGTCTGCAGCAGATCGCGGCCTACCTGCAAGGCCGTGAAGGGCTCGACGCCATCCACCTGTTGTCCCACGGGGCCGACGGTACCGTGCAGCTGGGCAACGTCTGGCTGGCCAGCAACAACCTGGCCGAACACCGCGCAGCGCTGGAAAGCATCGGTGCCGCGCTCAAGGCTGACGGCGACCTGATGCTCTACGGCTGCCGCGTCGGCGACAGCAGCAAGGGCCAGGCGTTTATCGATGACCTGGCAAGCATCACCGGCGCCGATGTGGCGGCCTCCTCGGACGATACCGGGG
This DNA window, taken from Comamonas testosteroni TK102, encodes the following:
- a CDS encoding rhodanese-like domain-containing protein; its protein translation is MTQFANASTLKSWLHDGQEIAVLDVREHGQYGEAHLFYGTPLPFSRLEIDAPRLVPRKTVRVVVYDGGGVDTESVALRAAQRLQDLGYTDVHVLEGGTKAWQAAGYVLFAGVNLPSKTFGELVEHAYGTPRITAQQLAAKQASREPLVILDGRPVSEFHKMNIPGAICCPNGELAYRIRSLVPDDSTPVIINCAGRTRSILGAQTLINLGISNPVYALENGTQGWYLNDLPLEHGGKSRYADDSGSGILQSQAQELAQRFEVPFVSAQKVAQWAADGDRSLFLCDVRTPEEFAAGSLPGAQHTPGGQLVQAGDQFIGVRGARLVLFDSDGIRAAVIASWLRQMGQDACVLIDGLHSGLRLESASGLAAPELPLVTVAELRSLLERDEVLLVDLRPSMKYRAAHIPGALWSIRSRLARNLRDETRAIVLVADEPALAQWASLELPKPAALLQGGMAAWQQAGLPLEASADIPPDHDCIDYLFFVHDRHDGNKDAARRYLAWETGLVQQLDAQELAAFHLPVPAVPLSSAV
- a CDS encoding tripartite tricarboxylate transporter substrate binding protein, coding for MLAIRSLAVVLMGTVLVAQVHAQTLAQRNGFPSQPIRFVSPFPPGGGNDATTRWVTTRLPELTGQPAVVENKGGAGGNIGAKAVTEAKADGYTLLTGQVSLMAVNPTLYRAPGFDPLKNFIPVTQVNAAPLAIVVAAGSPLKSFADLAAKSKAEPGKITYATLGNGTLSHLVGVVLGKESNVSMTHVPYKGAGPAINDLLGQQVDVLITSTSSVAGMIQGGQIRALAVTSPRRVGVFGKVPTLEELGYKNTTFEDWYGFFAPAGTPPERVAYLNEAIVKTLHKPEVSKLVTDGGSEVVASTPEAFAAQLNSDIKRWSYVVKLSGAKLD
- the metC gene encoding cystathionine beta-lyase, which produces MTTKDRQASSEGLGTRLAHMGRSPAYEGGSAINPPIVRASTVVFENTHQQREMRTRRGQERIFSYGARGTPTSFALEDAVSELEGAYRTRLLPTGLAAAGMALLSYLKPGDHVLITDSAYQPVRHLTEQFLQPYGIEYSFFAADGSDAAAKMRPNTRMLYAECPGSLVYEMCDLPALAAMAHAHGALVAVDNTWGSGVQYRPLTLGADISIMAATKYLSGHSDVMMGTVATTQAAWEPLASRCDAFGMSVSPDDAWLVLRGLRTLSARLRMHEEHALTVVRWLQQLPAVQTVFCPALPAHQGHELWLRDCSGTNGLISFELQPCIPAEAVDRFIDNLQLFGLGASWGGYESLVIAANMTQARSVTDWSQRGSVVRLHIGLEDPQDLIADLAQAMEGSGINGLVTKPRISC
- a CDS encoding TolC family protein is translated as MNALAHRRPENHFRGRVRLTALLGSAIWLTGCANLTGQALSTEEIQSQVRADRQSLGKDVAAVTGPVSLEEAIARAIKYNAAQRLRGMEEAVAQGTANVARFDMLPKLVASAGYRYRDKDLISRSTDSVTGAPSLAHPYISSDRESTLTSLSFSWSLLDFGQSYYAARQHADRAQIAAERRRKAIHTLIQDVRIAYWRVAAAQALESSLQTAGQDADKALEDSRKVEAEKLRSPMEPLRYQRQLLENIRLLEAIQQELSSSRIELASLMGVSPAELNQPLRVIEPAASNAQRWLEQPVDKLEDRALLLNPDLRESLYNARIANEETKRVMLRMFPGLSFNYGVNKSSDSYLINDRWQDAGLQISFNLLGLLSLPAQRQLADAGVQLADQRRLATQMAVLTQLHVARLQFANAVRQYERAQTIASVDQRLSEHVNNQVQADKLNALERVSQQTTTILSVLRRYQAQSNMQAASSRLQATLGMEPVIEGSDSMPLPELTQAVGKSLQSWDAGQFQ
- a CDS encoding efflux RND transporter periplasmic adaptor subunit, whose product is MMLGLALGLPLGAWAQTGPAAHSLPRTQTSLPSVLDQREIRAQLAPRRYTTLAAEIGAKVQRLPVVEGGAFRQGQLLVQFDCSLPQAQLNKAQAGVDATEKTWKANQRLAELNSVGKVELDISQAEWNKARAEVAANRSLLSKCQITAPYAGRVAEQKIREQQYAQPGQALLDILDDSALELEFLVPSRWLSWLHSGSEFQVRIDETGKTYPAKVQRLAARVDPVSQSVKVNAAIHGKFTELIAGMSGQVLLVPPSTGKP